From Polaribacter butkevichii, a single genomic window includes:
- a CDS encoding glycoside hydrolase family 2 protein, with protein MTFKTTPYHLLIIGTLILFSCTSKDVTNKTITRTKTNINLNWMYLENDTENISEALNTNNWKNINLPHSWNSLDATDLEPGYRRSGSWYKKTIDISLTPNTIYELYFEGVNITSKIYVNGNKIGTHIGGYIGFTFDISNALKNGENEIIVRADNSYDPEIIPSQKSDFFIFGGITRDVWLQTKPKTHLANLKYTTPNVSNKKANLEGTVDVVNANDTSKIKASLIDADGKTVTEKEFSVADNSAKINFKNIENPKLWDTENPNLYTIEVSLVDKNEITTDKISDKVGFRWFEFKEYGAFFLNGKRLLLRGTHRHEEHAGVGAAMSNEQHRADMELIKEMGTNFVRLAHYPQDPEVYKACDELGLLVWDELPWCRGGVGNDNWKKNTKNMLTEIINQNYNRPSVIIWSLGNEMYWLPDFENGGDIKEMNSFLSEINDLSHKLDPTRKTAIRKYYEGADIVDVFSPSIWSGWYSGSYKSYQKAIDQYKKEYKSFLHAEYGGSSHLGRHTENPITGEGKIQADGWEEAIVQTDVANIAQIGDWSENYIVDLFDWHLRISENDSTFVGNIQWAFKDFGTPLRPENAIPYMNQKGLVDRAGNKKDAFYVFKSYWSKDPFTYIESHTWTERQGPKGLARDISVYSNCTEVELSLNGKSLGTKTRNTKQFPAAGLNWSLQFKEGENTLVSKGKTTDGKIVSDKLIVNYRYTKNGKAKGLKLSYTTLENGNYLVTSIAHDSKGLRCLDYEDRVYFQCLSGGQTMKSLGTPTGSESIQMANGKASIEVKRNTQNKPLKMMVLNQNFKGTYLTIE; from the coding sequence ATGACTTTTAAAACAACTCCCTATCACTTATTAATTATAGGTACTCTTATCCTATTTTCATGTACTTCTAAAGATGTTACAAATAAAACCATAACGAGAACAAAAACCAATATTAACCTAAATTGGATGTATTTAGAAAATGATACCGAAAACATTTCTGAAGCTTTAAATACTAATAATTGGAAAAATATAAATTTACCTCATTCTTGGAATAGTCTAGATGCAACAGATTTAGAGCCTGGTTATAGAAGAAGTGGCAGTTGGTATAAAAAAACGATTGATATTTCTCTTACCCCCAACACAATCTATGAATTGTATTTTGAAGGTGTAAATATAACCTCTAAAATATATGTAAATGGAAATAAGATAGGCACCCATATTGGTGGTTATATTGGTTTTACTTTTGATATATCTAATGCACTAAAAAATGGTGAAAATGAAATTATAGTTAGAGCTGATAATAGTTATGACCCAGAAATTATTCCATCACAAAAAAGTGATTTCTTTATCTTTGGAGGAATTACAAGAGACGTTTGGCTGCAAACAAAACCAAAAACACATTTAGCAAATTTAAAATATACAACTCCAAATGTTTCTAATAAAAAAGCAAATTTAGAAGGAACCGTAGATGTTGTAAACGCTAATGATACTTCTAAAATAAAAGCTTCTTTAATAGATGCTGATGGAAAAACAGTTACAGAGAAAGAGTTTTCGGTTGCAGATAATTCAGCAAAAATCAATTTTAAAAATATTGAAAACCCTAAATTATGGGATACAGAAAACCCTAACTTATACACAATTGAAGTTTCTTTAGTTGATAAAAATGAAATAACTACAGATAAAATCTCAGATAAAGTTGGTTTTAGATGGTTTGAATTTAAAGAATATGGCGCATTTTTTTTAAACGGAAAACGCTTACTTTTAAGAGGAACTCACAGACATGAAGAACATGCTGGTGTTGGTGCAGCAATGAGCAACGAGCAACATAGAGCAGATATGGAACTCATTAAAGAAATGGGAACTAACTTTGTACGTTTGGCACACTACCCACAAGACCCAGAAGTTTATAAAGCTTGTGACGAGTTAGGTTTATTAGTCTGGGATGAGTTACCTTGGTGCAGAGGCGGTGTTGGTAATGACAATTGGAAAAAAAACACCAAAAACATGTTAACAGAAATTATCAACCAAAACTACAATAGACCAAGTGTTATTATTTGGTCTTTAGGAAACGAGATGTATTGGTTGCCAGATTTTGAAAATGGAGGAGATATAAAAGAAATGAATTCATTTTTATCAGAAATAAACGATTTATCACATAAATTAGACCCAACTAGAAAAACTGCTATTAGAAAGTATTATGAAGGTGCAGATATTGTAGACGTCTTCTCCCCTTCTATTTGGTCTGGTTGGTATTCTGGAAGTTATAAAAGTTATCAAAAAGCCATCGATCAATATAAAAAAGAATACAAATCTTTCTTACATGCAGAATATGGTGGTTCTAGTCATTTAGGTCGTCATACAGAAAATCCAATTACGGGAGAAGGAAAGATTCAAGCAGATGGTTGGGAAGAAGCAATTGTACAAACAGATGTTGCTAATATTGCGCAAATTGGAGATTGGAGTGAAAACTACATTGTAGATTTGTTTGATTGGCATTTAAGAATCTCTGAAAATGATAGCACTTTTGTTGGGAATATTCAATGGGCTTTTAAAGATTTTGGTACACCATTAAGACCCGAAAATGCTATTCCTTACATGAATCAGAAAGGTTTGGTAGATAGAGCTGGCAATAAAAAAGATGCCTTTTATGTATTTAAAAGTTACTGGAGTAAAGATCCATTTACGTATATTGAATCTCATACCTGGACAGAGCGTCAGGGACCAAAAGGTTTGGCAAGAGACATTAGTGTTTACAGTAACTGTACAGAGGTAGAATTATCTTTAAACGGAAAAAGTTTAGGTACAAAAACAAGAAATACAAAACAATTTCCGGCTGCTGGTTTAAATTGGAGTTTGCAATTTAAAGAAGGTGAAAACACATTGGTTTCTAAAGGTAAAACTACAGACGGAAAAATAGTATCAGACAAATTAATTGTTAACTATAGATATACAAAAAACGGAAAAGCAAAAGGGTTAAAACTATCTTACACAACTTTAGAAAACGGCAACTATTTAGTTACTTCCATTGCCCACGATTCTAAAGGATTACGTTGTTTAGATTATGAAGACAGAGTCTATTTTCAATGTTTATCTGGTGGCCAAACTATGAAGAGTTTAGGAACACCAACAGGAAGTGAATCTATACAAATGGCAAACGGTAAAGCTTCTATTGAAGTTAAAAGGAACACACAAAATAAACCATTAAAAATGATGGTTTTAAACCAAAATTTTAAAGGAACCTATCTTACCATTGAATAA
- a CDS encoding SusC/RagA family TonB-linked outer membrane protein: MSKKNSIKKLSLFFLLFVPLVVMSQQKVTGTVTDKVTGSLIPEVTIQVKGTTIGTVTDFDGFYTITTKKADDILIFSYLGYEKQEVMVNGKTTINIALVENSNALDEIVVVGYGSRKKSDITGSVSSVKSEELNAFPVLNAAQALQGRAAGVVVQSNNGGEPGAPINIKIRGNTSINASSSPLIVVDGFVGATMPQPNDIESMEVLKDASATAIYGSRGSNGVVMVTTKKGRTGKISVEFNTNYSVQNTANELDLLNATEFGAYQTAINPGYTKGTANTNWQDLLYRAGTTQNHQFSFSGGSENINFYASATYFKQEGVIINSQFEKVSFLSNIDAQVTDKLKLGLNLFGSRGDKNGVPTQSTGETANGGGDDVVSLSFRFSPDLGILDANGQNTVNSIGDNVDNPYAIATEGINETKTDNFRANMYANYDILENLAFKTTFGLSTANGTEGVFRPSTLITTAGGSTGGRATITNYKRTTVLSENYLTYNTEIGKGNLTLLAGYSYQKTSTDRFSAGAEGFTSDSFSYYNLGSGATQLIPTSSLSESEIQSQFGRVNYDYNDKYLITATVRRDGASNFAANEKYAIFPSGALGWKISNENFLKESKTISNLKLRASYGVTGNQSIAPYQSLSSFGSVYTPINGSTVINVTPNQVANPNLKWESSYQTNVGLDLSMYNSKVSLSLDYYNINTKDLIIQDSSQPQYLGFLTPASLRNVGEVNNKGFEITLNTRNISNDNFTWTTDFNWSTNKNKFVTLLNGQDIFQDASPGYFNIPRTHVLREDEAVGVFWGYEYQGVYQGGNLPAGTAILAGATAGDQLFTDVDGSGEITTADQKIIGDPNPDWTMGITNNFTYKNFDLNIFFQGSYGGDIMNLTNVQLANGDSNTTRDLFNNAWTPTNTDTNVPSAKLRGKQISSRFVEDGSYIRLKNIALGYNLPSSVTEKLGMDNVRLAISGQNLLTFTNYSGLDPEVSYFGAGGGNSSDSNTFNGFDFGNYPTVQSVNFSLNIKF, translated from the coding sequence ATGTCAAAAAAAAATTCAATTAAAAAGCTTTCGCTTTTCTTCTTACTTTTTGTGCCATTGGTCGTAATGTCTCAACAAAAAGTAACGGGTACAGTAACAGATAAGGTCACAGGGAGCCTTATTCCAGAAGTAACAATTCAAGTAAAAGGAACAACAATTGGTACTGTCACAGATTTTGATGGATTTTATACTATTACAACAAAAAAAGCTGATGATATATTAATTTTTAGCTATTTAGGTTATGAAAAACAAGAAGTAATGGTTAATGGAAAAACAACTATTAATATTGCTTTAGTAGAAAATTCAAATGCACTAGATGAAATTGTAGTAGTAGGTTATGGTTCTCGTAAAAAAAGTGACATAACAGGGTCTGTATCTTCTGTAAAATCAGAAGAATTAAACGCTTTTCCTGTTTTAAATGCAGCACAAGCTTTACAAGGTAGAGCTGCTGGTGTGGTTGTACAATCTAACAATGGGGGTGAGCCTGGAGCGCCAATCAATATAAAAATTAGAGGAAACACTTCTATTAACGCAAGTAGTTCTCCTCTAATTGTTGTAGATGGTTTTGTAGGCGCAACAATGCCACAACCAAACGACATTGAGTCTATGGAAGTTTTAAAAGATGCCTCTGCAACTGCCATCTATGGTTCTAGAGGTTCTAATGGGGTTGTAATGGTAACTACCAAAAAAGGTAGAACTGGTAAAATATCTGTAGAATTTAATACTAATTACTCTGTACAAAACACCGCAAATGAGTTAGATTTATTAAATGCAACTGAATTTGGAGCTTATCAAACAGCAATAAACCCAGGGTACACAAAAGGAACTGCTAATACAAATTGGCAAGATTTATTATATAGAGCAGGTACTACACAAAACCATCAATTTTCTTTTTCTGGTGGAAGTGAAAACATTAACTTTTATGCTTCTGCTACTTATTTTAAACAAGAAGGTGTTATTATAAACTCTCAATTTGAAAAAGTATCTTTCTTATCAAATATTGATGCACAAGTAACTGATAAATTAAAATTAGGGTTAAATCTTTTTGGCAGTAGAGGCGATAAAAACGGAGTGCCTACACAATCTACAGGTGAAACTGCTAATGGTGGTGGAGATGATGTTGTGTCTTTAAGCTTTCGTTTTTCTCCTGATTTAGGTATCTTAGATGCAAACGGCCAAAATACTGTTAATTCTATAGGTGATAACGTAGATAATCCATACGCAATTGCAACAGAAGGGATTAATGAAACAAAAACAGATAATTTTAGAGCCAACATGTATGCTAATTATGATATTTTAGAAAACCTTGCTTTTAAAACTACTTTTGGTTTAAGTACTGCTAACGGTACAGAAGGTGTTTTTAGACCCTCTACATTAATTACTACTGCTGGTGGTAGTACAGGTGGTAGAGCTACAATTACAAACTATAAAAGAACCACCGTATTAAGTGAAAATTACTTAACTTATAATACAGAAATAGGTAAAGGTAACTTAACTTTATTAGCAGGTTATTCTTATCAAAAAACATCTACAGATCGTTTTTCTGCAGGAGCAGAAGGGTTTACATCTGATTCTTTCTCTTATTATAATTTAGGGTCTGGAGCAACACAATTAATTCCAACATCATCTTTATCAGAATCAGAAATTCAATCTCAATTTGGTAGGGTAAACTACGATTATAATGATAAATATTTAATAACAGCTACTGTAAGAAGAGATGGTGCCTCTAATTTTGCTGCCAATGAAAAATATGCCATTTTCCCTTCTGGTGCTTTAGGTTGGAAAATTTCTAATGAAAACTTCTTAAAAGAAAGCAAAACGATTTCTAATTTAAAGTTAAGAGCAAGTTACGGTGTTACTGGTAATCAATCTATTGCTCCTTATCAATCATTATCTAGTTTTGGTTCTGTATATACTCCTATAAATGGATCAACAGTAATTAATGTTACCCCAAACCAAGTTGCTAATCCTAATTTAAAATGGGAATCTTCTTACCAAACAAATGTTGGTTTAGATTTAAGTATGTACAATAGTAAAGTTTCTCTTTCCTTAGATTATTATAATATAAATACTAAAGATCTTATTATACAAGATTCTAGTCAACCACAATATTTAGGTTTTCTAACTCCGGCTAGTTTAAGAAATGTTGGTGAGGTAAATAACAAAGGTTTTGAAATTACTTTAAATACAAGAAATATAAGTAACGACAATTTTACTTGGACAACAGACTTTAACTGGTCTACCAATAAAAATAAATTTGTTACATTATTAAATGGTCAAGATATATTTCAAGATGCCTCTCCTGGTTATTTTAACATACCACGTACACATGTTTTAAGAGAAGATGAAGCTGTGGGTGTTTTTTGGGGGTATGAATACCAAGGAGTTTACCAAGGAGGTAATTTACCTGCAGGAACTGCAATTTTAGCAGGAGCAACAGCAGGAGATCAATTATTTACAGATGTTGATGGTAGTGGCGAAATAACTACTGCAGATCAAAAAATAATAGGAGACCCTAACCCAGATTGGACCATGGGTATTACAAATAATTTTACCTATAAAAACTTTGATTTAAATATCTTTTTTCAAGGATCTTATGGTGGAGACATTATGAATCTAACGAATGTACAGTTAGCTAATGGAGATTCTAATACAACTAGAGATTTGTTTAATAATGCTTGGACACCAACAAACACAGATACAAATGTACCTTCTGCTAAACTTAGAGGAAAACAAATTTCATCTCGTTTTGTAGAAGACGGTAGCTATATTAGATTAAAAAATATAGCATTGGGTTATAATTTACCATCAAGTGTAACAGAAAAATTAGGGATGGATAATGTAAGGTTAGCTATTAGCGGACAAAATTTATTGACTTTTACTAATTACTCAGGGTTAGATCCAGAGGTAAGCTACTTTGGTGCTGGAGGAGGAAATAGTTCTGATAGTAATACTTTTAATGGCTTTGATTTTGGTAATTATCCAACAGTACAATCTGTTAACTTTAGTCTTAATATAAAATTTTAA
- a CDS encoding RagB/SusD family nutrient uptake outer membrane protein: MKTYKYIFLLLMSLSIVGCSNLEEEPIGLLAPDGFFNTPKDIQTAVNAAYGHMTHEKFWGRKMSLPLMLRSDMVAIGDLTTSSRRVEHDEFTVAADNGMVEGYWLRVYQIIAASNQAIAGAEDVNVDENVKNPVTAQAYFTRAFAYFHLVRQFGDIPYIDKPVTDLTTTSSLSKTAAADVYKNIIADLQFAKKWLPNTQAGRSLPAKSAAHSYLALVYLTIGDYDNAYKEAKGVIDNEGVYNLGLEADFQDLFNSSKVDASNEPIFVLDFIGASDGDDGRDYQAALTGLRDDEQYPNVSGGGWSVAVPTLAVYNTWDDRDYRKAVSFDNTAVFNGAVKPYTVFKENGGSGRGVNRPHIAKYTRFNGTSATGNGRASNNNYIMMRYAEVLLIAAEALNEISPGSAEAHGYVNRVRARARNGATFPENVSGLNQDDFRTMVLEERKWELAFECKRWYDITRRKMANPENGDVFGTSGLEYRPNFDVNRDYLYPLPADELARNTNLMPNNPGY, from the coding sequence ATGAAAACATATAAATATATATTCTTATTATTGATGAGTTTATCAATAGTTGGATGTTCTAATTTAGAAGAAGAACCTATAGGCTTATTAGCTCCAGATGGTTTTTTTAATACTCCAAAAGACATACAAACGGCTGTAAATGCTGCTTATGGACATATGACCCATGAAAAATTTTGGGGAAGAAAAATGTCTTTACCTTTAATGTTACGAAGCGATATGGTAGCTATTGGAGATCTAACAACATCATCTAGAAGAGTTGAACATGATGAATTTACTGTTGCTGCCGACAATGGTATGGTTGAAGGCTATTGGCTTAGAGTTTATCAAATTATTGCAGCTTCTAATCAAGCAATTGCAGGTGCAGAAGATGTAAATGTAGATGAAAACGTAAAAAACCCAGTTACAGCACAAGCTTATTTTACAAGAGCTTTTGCCTACTTTCATTTAGTAAGACAATTTGGAGATATTCCTTATATAGACAAACCAGTAACAGACTTAACAACCACAAGTTCTCTTAGTAAAACAGCTGCCGCTGATGTGTATAAAAACATTATTGCAGATTTACAATTTGCAAAAAAATGGTTACCAAATACGCAAGCAGGTAGATCTTTACCTGCAAAATCTGCAGCTCATTCTTATTTAGCCTTGGTGTATTTAACAATTGGAGATTATGATAATGCTTATAAAGAAGCTAAAGGTGTTATAGATAATGAAGGTGTTTATAATTTAGGTTTAGAAGCAGACTTTCAAGATTTATTTAATTCTTCTAAAGTAGATGCTTCTAATGAGCCAATATTTGTTTTAGATTTTATTGGTGCTAGTGACGGAGATGATGGTAGAGATTACCAAGCCGCTTTAACAGGTCTTAGAGATGACGAACAATACCCTAATGTATCTGGTGGTGGTTGGTCTGTAGCCGTACCTACTCTTGCTGTTTACAATACTTGGGATGATAGAGATTACAGAAAAGCTGTAAGTTTTGATAATACTGCCGTTTTTAATGGTGCTGTAAAACCATATACTGTTTTTAAAGAAAACGGAGGAAGTGGTAGAGGTGTTAACAGACCGCATATTGCAAAATATACTCGTTTTAACGGAACCTCTGCAACAGGTAACGGTAGAGCTTCTAACAATAATTATATAATGATGAGATATGCAGAAGTATTATTAATTGCTGCCGAAGCATTAAATGAAATTTCTCCTGGTTCTGCAGAAGCACATGGTTACGTAAATAGAGTTAGAGCAAGAGCCAGAAACGGTGCTACTTTTCCAGAAAATGTTTCTGGTTTAAACCAAGATGATTTTAGAACCATGGTTCTAGAAGAACGTAAATGGGAACTTGCTTTCGAGTGTAAAAGATGGTATGACATTACTAGAAGAAAAATGGCAAACCCAGAAAATGGTGATGTATTTGGTACAAGTGGGTTAGAATACAGACCTAACTTTGATGTTAATAGAGATTATTTATATCCATTACCGGCAGATGAGTTAGCAAGAAATACAAACCTAATGCCAAACAATCCTGGATACTAA
- a CDS encoding glycoside hydrolase family 88 protein codes for MMKKHHFKLLFIALSFLVSCKTEKKENYNYQQKLKKRYSKLLEYNLDSLAFPRSYNPKEKKIKKVPSKDWTSGFFAGNIWQIYQITGNPKDKELAQKWTAFIEKEKYNDKTHDMGFKVYNSFGQALKHNNNQKYKDIIVKSAQTLSSRFNNTVGSIRSWDFNKDKWNFPVIIDNMMNLELLFEASKISNDSTFYKIAVTHANTTLKNHFREDNSCFHVLDYNPENGAIRMKVTHQGYSNNSSWARGQGWAIYGFTMVYRYTKDKKYLEQAKATANFFLNHKNLPEDGIPYWDFDAPNIPNEPRDVSAGAIVASALVELYEYTKNETYLNYSKKFMNNVQTEKYILPETLDIPFILDHSSGDWSKRSEMDAPIVYGDYYFLETKLRLKLLK; via the coding sequence ATGATGAAAAAACACCATTTTAAACTCTTATTTATAGCATTAAGTTTTTTAGTTTCTTGTAAAACAGAAAAAAAAGAAAACTATAATTATCAACAAAAACTAAAAAAAAGATACAGTAAACTTTTAGAATATAACTTAGATTCTTTAGCATTTCCTAGAAGTTATAATCCGAAAGAAAAAAAAATAAAAAAAGTACCTTCTAAAGATTGGACTAGCGGTTTTTTTGCAGGAAATATCTGGCAGATTTATCAGATTACAGGAAACCCAAAAGACAAAGAATTAGCACAAAAATGGACTGCTTTTATAGAAAAAGAAAAGTACAATGATAAAACTCACGACATGGGTTTTAAAGTTTATAATAGCTTTGGACAAGCATTAAAACATAATAACAATCAAAAATATAAAGATATTATTGTTAAAAGTGCACAAACACTTAGCTCTAGATTTAATAACACTGTTGGAAGTATTCGTTCTTGGGATTTTAATAAAGATAAATGGAATTTTCCTGTTATTATAGATAACATGATGAATTTAGAATTACTGTTTGAAGCTTCTAAGATTTCTAATGACAGTACTTTTTATAAAATTGCAGTAACACATGCAAATACCACATTAAAAAATCACTTTAGAGAAGACAATAGTTGTTTTCATGTATTAGACTACAATCCAGAAAATGGAGCTATTAGAATGAAAGTAACACATCAAGGTTATAGCAACAACTCTTCTTGGGCTCGTGGTCAGGGGTGGGCCATTTATGGGTTTACAATGGTTTATAGATACACAAAAGATAAAAAATATTTAGAGCAAGCAAAAGCAACAGCTAATTTTTTCTTAAACCATAAAAATTTACCTGAAGATGGTATTCCGTATTGGGATTTTGATGCTCCAAACATCCCTAACGAACCTAGAGATGTATCCGCAGGAGCAATTGTAGCCTCAGCATTGGTAGAACTTTATGAATATACAAAAAACGAAACATACCTTAATTACAGTAAAAAATTCATGAATAATGTACAAACAGAAAAATACATTTTACCTGAAACTCTAGACATACCTTTTATTTTAGATCACAGTTCTGGAGATTGGTCTAAAAGATCAGAAATGGATGCGCCAATTGTATATGGCGATTATTATTTTCTAGAAACTAAATTAAGACTTAAGCTATTAAAATAG